The following DNA comes from Capricornis sumatraensis isolate serow.1 chromosome 13, serow.2, whole genome shotgun sequence.
aaaagggaaggaagggaattaAGCCATCTGTTGCTGAAAACGGACttacatttttttaagtcttcttaATTTCATTGAGAATTTCCTTTAGATTTTTAATAGGCATGATAACGTTTAATTTGGGAAGTTTGGaagctaaaatatttatttgtctataaGACTTAATCTTTTGATAAACACTTATGAAAGTGGTCCGAGTGATTACAGAGTGTTTGATTTCGTAAGTAACCTAATTATTTTCTagctttatcttttcctttttatgtttaAAGTTCCAAATAACatatctacttttaaaatttttaagtaacttCTGTTAAATAAAAAAACCCATTTTAAGTGTGTGTTTTGATAAGTGTATGCACCTTTGAAAGTTCTGAAACATTTCATTTAGCCTAAAAATCCCTCTCTGCCCCTTTACAGTTACTCCCCTAGCCCCAGGCAACAGCTGATCCACTTTCCAGATGTAGAGACAGTTTTGTCTATGCTAGAATATTGTGCAGGTGGCATCCTTCCAGTCAGTATGTGCTTTTTGTGGGTCTGTCATCTTAGCCCAGCATAATGTTTGCATATGTCAGcgaattcctttttattgccacgTGGCCCTCTTGTGTGGATGCACCACAGTTTGTTTTCTAGTTGCTGACCTTAGGGCTGTTTCTAGGTTGAAGCAATTGTGAGTAAAGGTGCTGTATGTGTATATTCTTCATGTCtgctatgtttttatttctcttgggtagatacTTAGGaaggggattgctgggtcattgtgTAAGTGTgagtttaactttataagaaagtgCCCTGCATGTTCTCAAGTCCTACCCGCAGCATGTGAGCATTCTCGTTGCTCCACACCCTCGCCAGCACTTCTGTTTTCACTTGAGTCTAAAAGTAAAAGTGTTTTCCTGTTGACTTGCGATCTTGAGCATTTTGTCAACTGCTCATTAACTGTTGATGCATCTTCATTTGTGAAATGTCCTTCACATCTTCTGCCCGTTTTTTATTGGCCtgtttgttcatctttttttgcattttgatTGTTctttattctggatacaagttctTTCTCAGATGTATGTATGGTAGATGTTTTCTCCTCATCTGtggcttaatttttaattttcttaatggtaTCTTTCAAAGAATGGAAATTCTCAATTTTTTCACAGTCTTAGACCATCGTTACCCTCTAGAGCTGAAGGGTTAAGCATCTTCCTAAATTCTCACGTGTTGTTCGTTGAATTTCACACCTAGGTCTACTTCCACACCCTAAGCTCTTACCTACTAGCTCTATGCTACTAGGCTGCGGTGAAGAAGAAAGTGATGTGTGTGAGATGATGGCTCAATAGCCCCATTTGTTCTCGGATGGTTCCTGTCTTTGCACATCTCACGTGCACTTCTACCAGCCGAGTTCTGCAGACGCTTGACACCAGCCAGTCTAACCCATTGTTCTCTAACTGCCCACAGGGTGCCATGACTCCTGGAATCCCTATCTTTAGTCCAATGATGCCTTACGGCACAGGACTGACTCCACAGCCTATTCAGAACACCAACAGTCTGTCTATTTTGGAGGAGCAGcaacggcagcagcagcagcagcaacagcagcagcagcagcagcagcagcagcagcagcagcagcagcagcagcagcaggcggcAGTGGCAGCCGTCCAGCAGTCAACGTCCCAGCAGGCAACCCAGGGGCCCTCGGGCCAGACACCACAGCTCTTCCACTCACAGACTCTTACGACTGCACCCTTGCCGGGCACCACTCCCTTGTACCCCTCCCCCATGACCCCCATGACCCCCATCACGCCTGCCACGCCAGCCTCAGAGAGCTCCGGGATTGTGCCGCAGCTGCAGTGAGTTCTCCTTGCGTGTCCTGTCCCTGCCCTGGAGGGACCTCCCGCAGCTGCGCTGCTGTTCTCTGTTCTCAGATGGATTGATTTACTTTTGTGGTATTAATGGTGATCATGCATCAGAACGTGCTTTATCTTACttgagaaagggaagggaagctgTCTTAGTGAGTCAGTGCCCCCAGTAAAGGTCTCTCAGGACATCTTCAGGAATTTGGTAGCTGTGCTTATATGCTTGGGCCAGTGAAGTCCAGTTTGGATTGCATTATTGTTGTTGATATTTCACTGTAGCTGATTAACCAGATCAAGCCTTATATAGTCTCCCTCCCTTGTGGTATTATAAGTCTTTGGAAAGATTAATTGTAAAGTCACAGAATCATCATCGTTCATAGTGGTCCctgtttttcttcattgtttattATAAGGGCTGCATATGAATCTTTGAGAGCTGTGTCCTTCCCACAAGCTGAGGATGGCTGTTCTTGCCCTAAATGGATCTTTCTACCTATGTGCAGTGGGTCCTGTATGTAACAGAAAAAGGGTAGGGGGACAGGTAGGGAAAATTTCTCCTCCCTGAAAAACAGATAGCCTCATATCTGTCAGTAAGAATTATATAGCTTTTGCTATTAGGAAGCTTATAACCACATGAAGGGTTATTTGTAATAATAGATCACCCAGTTTTCATGCCAGTCATTCCTAATCATTTTTAGAACTAAGTAATGTTTAATCATGGATCGTGACTGTTACACAGAGACCTAAATCTtgccctgggtgtgtgtgtgatctgaaacaatttaaaaaaccaaaataatgTTAATGATTTTAGAAAGATAAGCACTTATTAGCTCACCTTTGAAAATACCATATGCTGTTGTCTTGCACAGTTACCTGGCTCCTATGCCCATTTAAGTTTGCACCTTTGGTTTAAATTGTAATTTATACCCAGTTCGGATGGGTGTTTATTTCTTGCCAGCACCTTAATATTTCTGGTATTCCACAAAGCATCCCAAAAAATTCACAGAATTgtggaaattaaataacataCTTTTAAACAGCCAGTGGATCAGAGATCACAGGGGCAGTTAGAAAATCgttaagacaaataaaaatgaaaatactatatagggcttcccaagtggtgctagtggtataaagaattgcctgccagtgcaagaggtgcaagagatgtggttggatccctgggtcaggaagagcctctggagtaagaaatgcaacccactccagtattcttgcttggaaaattccatgggcagagaagcctgatagactTAACAGAAGCCTGATGGAGCACGGAACATATTTGGGATGCAGCAAATATGGTGCTGAGGGTGAGATTTATAGCTGCAAaggatcacattaaaaaaaagaaatatttcaaagcaaTAACATTGCAACTAGAAAAGGAGCAAACTAAATCAAAAGCtgtaagaaggaaggaaataatgattagagcagagagagatgaaatagagacaaaacaCTAGAGAAAATCAACGGAACAAAAgattggttctttgaaaaaaatcaacatgtAGTTAGACTAACAAAAAGTGAAGACTCAGAGTACTAAAATCAGAAAGGACAGTAGGGATGTTGCTACCGATTCTATGAAGTAAATAGATGAAGTGATGAGAACTTGTGTATATAAAATTGATTAGAAGAAAACAGATgtataagaatattaaaaatgaaaagggagTTTTTGTCTCCCGCCTGCGATGCTGTGAGGCGCAGGAGCCTCAGCACAGTTATGGAGGTGCTGCTCCGGAATACCAGTTGCCCCTGACATCGGGGAGcagagggcggggtgggggccccccaaagagaggagaagagaaagagagttaAAAAAGTTCATTGGACCTATGTAATAAATATCAATGTCTGGTTTTCTTGATCTACTGAGAGTTAATTGGAAGAAAAAGGTTTCCTTCCTTTGTCAGagataatttaatttttgtttgtccAAGATACTTATTTTGAAAGAAGTGAGAAAGTCATACCTCACTTAGGAGGCACATATATACAgagcagtttcttcatctgaagatGGCAGTATTAATAGTTATTACTTCATAGTGTATTGTGAGTACTAAGTGAGGTTATCTATGTATTATGTTGGCATGGTGTTTGGTACTTGTTTAAACACTTAATGTCAGcaattaaaaaatttgtttaattaaaaaaattaggaaagattgtgttttttaaataacagtaaataatcatgttttcttttcaaattttttacagaaatattgTATCCACAGTGAATCTTGGTTGTAAACTTGACCTAAAGACCATTGCACTTCGTGCCCGAAATGCTGAGTATAATCCCAAGGTCAGAACAATTGCATCAAACCACAGTGATAACAGAATTTTCTTCCAAAGGTCTTTCGATTAAAAAGAATATGTTGTGTTTAAGTTTGTTGGCACCAACCAAACAagaatttaaagcaaaatatGTAGCGTTTTTGTTGAATAACTGCCAAGTAAGAGACTGAGAATACAGCAGTCCACAGGGTAAAGTCTCATATACCTACTGTGAGGGGGTCATGCACAGTTACTGAACAAAGTCTGTAGTGTGGTCCCATTTGCGTTTTGAAAACTATATAGAATAGAATGCCAGGCTACTTggaatttacttcaaaataatgcAATTGGAGAATTGGGAAAGGGGCATTTGAGTGAGACAAGATTAGCCAAAAACTAGTAATTGTGAAAGTTGGATAATAAGTACAAGgaagtttaatatatttttc
Coding sequences within:
- the TBP gene encoding TATA-box-binding protein; protein product: MDQNNSLPPYAQGLASPQGAMTPGIPIFSPMMPYGTGLTPQPIQNTNSLSILEEQQRQQQQQQQQQQQQQQQQQQQQQQQQAAVAAVQQSTSQQATQGPSGQTPQLFHSQTLTTAPLPGTTPLYPSPMTPMTPITPATPASESSGIVPQLQNIVSTVNLGCKLDLKTIALRARNAEYNPKRFAAVIMRIREPRTTALIFSSGKMVCTGAKSEEQSRLAARKYARVVQKLGFPAKFLDFKIQNMVGSCDVKFPIRLEGLVLTHQQFSSYEPELFPGLIYRMIKPRIVLLIFVSGKVVLTGAKVRAEIYEAFENIYPILKGFRKTT